In Kitasatospora sp. NBC_00240, the following are encoded in one genomic region:
- a CDS encoding methionine ABC transporter permease, with protein sequence MTWDQMQELLWPATWETLQMVGVASVGTILIGLPVGVLLVLTDRGGLLQNVPVNRVLGAVVNIGRALPFIILMVALQGVTKAIAGTTIGWQAATVPLTIGAIPFFARLVETAVREVDGGLVEAVQSMGGSTGTIVRKTLLPESLPSLIASVTTTVIALIGFSAMAGVVGGGGLGDLAVRYGYLRFETGFMWVIIAELVVIVTAVQLAGDHAARRLTHRGRATGRPWSRRNAADSSSGDLVAPH encoded by the coding sequence ATGACCTGGGACCAGATGCAGGAACTGCTGTGGCCCGCCACCTGGGAGACCCTCCAGATGGTCGGCGTGGCCTCGGTGGGCACCATCCTGATCGGCCTGCCGGTCGGCGTCCTGCTGGTACTCACCGACCGCGGCGGACTGCTGCAGAACGTGCCGGTCAACCGGGTGCTCGGCGCCGTGGTGAACATCGGCCGCGCGCTGCCGTTCATCATCCTGATGGTCGCCCTGCAAGGCGTCACCAAGGCGATCGCCGGGACGACCATCGGCTGGCAGGCGGCCACCGTCCCGCTGACCATCGGCGCCATCCCCTTCTTCGCACGCCTGGTCGAGACCGCGGTGCGCGAGGTCGACGGCGGCCTGGTCGAGGCCGTCCAGTCGATGGGCGGCAGCACCGGGACGATCGTCCGCAAGACCCTGCTGCCGGAGTCGCTGCCCTCGCTGATCGCCTCCGTCACCACCACCGTCATCGCGCTGATCGGCTTCTCCGCGATGGCCGGCGTGGTGGGCGGCGGCGGACTCGGCGACCTCGCCGTCCGCTACGGCTACCTGCGCTTCGAGACCGGCTTCATGTGGGTGATCATCGCCGAGCTGGTGGTCATCGTCACCGCCGTCCAGCTGGCCGGCGACCACGCCGCCCGACGGCTCACCCACCGCGGCCGCGCCACCGGCCGGCCCTGGTCGCGCAGGAATGCCGCGGACTCCTCCTCGGGCGACCTCGTCGCCCCCCACTGA
- a CDS encoding MetQ/NlpA family ABC transporter substrate-binding protein produces the protein MRNVLKTTTVLATAGLALSLAACGSDSSSSAGSDPDKALVVVASPTPHAQILDFVKKNLADKAGLKLDVKVVTDYVTPNTAVQDGSADANYFQHVPYLEDFNKKQGTDIVSVEPVHLEPLGLYSKKVKAVGDLKDGAQVGVPNDATNEGRALKLLADNNVITLKSGAGTTATVQDIASNPKNLKFKELEAAQLPRSLDDLDAAVINGNYALDSGLKPASDAIVVEKAEGNPYANILAVKKGKESDPRVKKLAELLHSAEVKKYIDDTFQGSVTPAF, from the coding sequence GTGCGCAACGTTCTGAAGACCACCACCGTCCTCGCCACCGCCGGCCTGGCCCTCTCGCTCGCCGCCTGCGGCAGCGACAGCTCCTCCTCGGCCGGGTCCGACCCGGACAAGGCCCTGGTGGTCGTCGCCAGCCCCACCCCGCACGCCCAGATCCTGGACTTCGTCAAGAAGAACCTGGCCGACAAGGCCGGGCTCAAGCTCGACGTGAAGGTGGTCACCGACTACGTGACCCCCAACACCGCGGTGCAGGACGGCTCGGCCGACGCCAACTACTTCCAGCACGTCCCGTACCTGGAGGACTTCAACAAGAAGCAGGGCACCGACATCGTCTCCGTCGAGCCGGTGCACCTGGAGCCGCTGGGCCTCTACTCCAAGAAGGTCAAGGCGGTCGGCGACCTCAAGGACGGCGCCCAGGTCGGCGTGCCCAACGACGCCACCAACGAGGGCCGGGCGCTCAAGCTGCTCGCCGACAACAACGTCATCACCCTCAAGAGCGGCGCCGGCACCACCGCCACCGTCCAGGACATCGCGTCCAACCCGAAGAACCTCAAGTTCAAGGAGCTGGAGGCGGCCCAGCTGCCCCGCTCGCTGGACGACCTGGACGCCGCCGTCATCAACGGGAACTACGCGCTCGACTCGGGCCTGAAGCCCGCCAGCGACGCCATCGTGGTGGAGAAGGCCGAGGGCAACCCGTACGCCAACATCCTCGCCGTGAAGAAGGGCAAGGAGAGCGACCCGCGGGTCAAGAAGCTCGCCGAGCTGCTGCACTCCGCCGAGGTCAAGAAGTACATCGACGACACCTTCCAGGGCTCCGTCACCCCGGCCTTCTGA